The bacterium region ATAAAATGCGGTCATTTTTAACCTTACTTGGTATTATTATTGGTGTGACCACTGTTATCAGTATTATATCGTTAACTCAGGGGCTTGATAAAGCATTCGGTGAGCAGATATCTTCTCTCGGATCAGACGTCCTGTATGTTCAGAAATTTTCATGGTTCAACAAACAGGACTGGGATGAGTTCCGAAACAGAAAAGATATTACGATGGATGAAGTGAAAGCAATTAGAAAATATGCAACACTTATTTCTGCTGTTTCCCCTTCTGTTGGTACAAGAAAGACCGTGCGTTATAAAAATAAATCTGTGGAGAGAGTCTCAGTTTCCGGTACTGATGAAGAGAAAACAAGCAATGTTTTTCCCCAGTACGGCAGAGACTTAACAAGTTTTGATGTTGATAACCGCAGAAATGTCTGTGTCCTCGGCTGGCAGGTAGCAGATGATCTTTTTAAAGACACTGATCCCATAGGTAAATGGGTGAAAATCGGCGGTTATAGATTTAGAGTAATTGGTGTTTATGAAAAACAGGGAAGCCTTTTTGGATTTGATCTTGATCAGGAAGTCAGGATACCAATTGGAGTATTTTTTAAACTATTCGGCAGGCATAGAAACATAACGATTACTGTGAAAGTCAAAGATACTAAATACATTGAAGATGCGAAAGATGAAATACGGGGAATTCTTCGGCGGGTGAGAAAAGTACCGCCCGGGAAAGATGATGATTTTTCCATCAACCAGATGGATATGATTATGGATATGTACAAGAGGCTTACTGCAGCCCTTTATGCGGCTGCAATAGGAGTCGGCGCCATATCTCTTCTTGTCGGCGGTATCGGGATCATGAATATAATGCTTGTCTCTGTGACTGAGAGGACAAAGGAGATAGGAATCCGTAAAGCAATCGGAGCGAGGAGGCGAAATATAATGGTTCAATTCCTTGTTGAGTCTGTTGTGATAAGCGGAGTTGGAGGAATTATCGGGGTCCTTTTAGGCTTTGGCCTTGGTAAGATTATAGCTTCGGTTTCTCCTCTTCCTGCAACAGTATCTTTGTGGTCTGTTTTTCTCGGTATAGGGTTTTCTTCGCTGGTAGGAATATTTTTTGGATTATACCCTGCGGGGAAAGCAGCAAAATTGAATCCTGTTGATGCACTTCACTATGAATAGAGGAGTTTGATAATGAAAATTTCTGAAAAAATATTAGAAGATAAAGTTGTTATTACTCTTTCCGGTGAAATTATGGGAGGAGATGAATCGGAAAAATTTCAGTCCATTGTGTATAAACTTATTGAAGATACAAAAGTGAATGTTGTGGTGGACATGTCAGAAGTTCATTGGATGAACAGCTCAGGACTTGGAATGCTTATGGGTGCGCTTACTACTTTGAGAGGCAGCAGTGGGGATTTGCGTCTTGCATCAATTTCAGACAGGGTTAGACGCCCCATTGAAGTTACAAAACTGGACAGCGTCATTAAAATTTTTGCTTCTGTTGATGACGCGTTAAACAGTTTTAATGAGGAGGAATAGTATGGGATCTTTAACCCGTGAACAGATTATTGAGAAAGCTGCAAAGGGAGAATCATTTAAGGGTATGGATTTGACAAATGCAGATTTGTCATATACCAATTTTAAAAACTGTGATTTCTCCAAAGCTGTTCTCAAAAACGCACATTTTCAAAATGCCAATCTTGAGAATGTAAATTTCAGCAATGCTGATCTTGAGAAGGCGTTTTTCTTTGGAGCAAATCTAAAGAGTGCTGTTTTTGTAGGAGCGAACCTAAATGAAGTCAATCTTCAGGATTCAAATCTTGAAAATGCTGATCTTCACGGAACAGATTTAAGCTATGTATCTCTGTTCGGGGCACACCTTGATAATGCAAATCTTGAGAATACGATACTCATACATGCTAAACTGAAGCGTGCAAGCTTGGTAGGTGCTAACATGAAAAATGCAGATCTTACTGAAGCACATCTGCAGAGGGCTGTACTTCGAAATGCTGATTTAACAGGTATAAAGTGCAAGGGTGCACGTATGATTAATTCAGACCTTGAAGGCGCCAAATACAATAAAGAAGATCTTGAAGGCTGCATATAGATTATAAAAATAGCTATTTCAGAGAAGGGGTATAATGGAGTTTTCTGAAAATTTATCAATTGCAATAAGTTCATTAAGAACAAATAAACTTAGGTCCACGCTTACAACCCTGGGAATTGTAATAGGTGTTGCTACTGTAATTACCATGATGACTATTATCCAGGGTATTAATTCCTATGTGGCAAAGGAGTTTTCTCAAATAGGTGCGAATACATTTTTCATACAAAAATATCCGGCTATCAGAACAGGTCATGAAAAAGGGAAATACAGAAATCGTAAGGATTTAAAGATATGGTATGCAAGAAAGATTAAAGAGGTGGCATCATTGGTAGATAATGCCTCACCTCAGGTTTATAATTGGGGGCAGTCAGTAAAAGGCGGAGGGAAAAAAACAAATTCTGATGTAATTGTTTACGGTGTTTCTGAGGATTGGCAGACAATTGAGAGCCGTTTTGTTGAGGACGGACGATTCCTTCAGGAAAGTGATATTCATTCGTCACGGCCGGTATGTGTAATAGGCCTTGATATTGTTGAAAAGCTCTTTCCTTTTAAAAACCCTATGGGAGAATATGTTTACGTAAAGGGTAAAAAATTAAAAGTTGTAGGTGTACTGGAAGAAAAGGGAAGTGTGTTCAATAGCAGTCAGGATAATGCCGTTATCTTACCATATTCAACATTTGAAAATATTTTTGGCAAGCATAATGACATTACTATAACTATTCAGGCAAAAAAAGCTGAATTAATACTGCCTGCAATGGATCAGGTAATAGGAATTTTACGGACATTACGAAAAGTACGTCCGGGAAATCCAAATGATTTTGAAGTTATTACAAGAGACTCTCTTGTAGATACGTGGAAGAATCTTTCCGGGGTTATTTTTGCCGCAGCAGTGGGGATTGCAATGATCTCTCTTCTCGTAGGTGGTATTGGTATAATGAACATTATGCTTGTTTCCGTAACTGAGAGAACGCGTGAAATCGGCATAAGAAAATCAATCGGAGCAAAAAGAAAAGACATATTGGGACAATTTATTGTTGAGGCAGTAATACTTTCTGCTTTCGGAGGTGTAATAGGCGTTGGTGCAGGGCTGCTTTTCGGGCTGTTAATAGGTGCGGCAACTCCGCTTCCGTCTGCAGTACCTGTGTGGGCAATTTTTGCAGGGCTTGGATTCTCAACTGTTGTCGGATTGTTTTTTGGGATTTATCCTGCAGCAAAAGCCGCACGTCTTGATCCTATTGTGGCGTTAAGATACGAATAGATTTTTAAAAAAGTGTTCGAAAAATACAGGATGTTTATTCTTAAATATTTTGCATCGAACAAAAATTTGCCATTCTCATACTGTCCTTCCGAAGGAGCGTCAGCCGCTGAGGAATTTTATTAGGGAATAGTGAAAAAGGAATAGAAAATAGGCCGCCACCCCGCCCGGCCCCTTCGACTACGGCCAAAGTTGTACTTGGGGCGGAGAGAAAAGTCGGCGGTAGAAAATACACAAAACTTTTACCTCAATTACCAATACTATTGAAATAGAAAAAACTTGACATTGTACATTGATTAGACGTACATTTAATAATGATAAATATGAAATATGAATGGAATTCTGATAAGAATGAATGGCTTAAGAAAGAAAGAAAAATTTCTTTTGAGAATATCATATTTCATTTATTGCAGGGAGATATTTGGAAAATAGCGGATCACCCGGATCAAAAATCATATCCGGGCCAGAGGATATATTTTGTTATTGTAGACAGTTACATATATTTGGTACCATATGTTGAACAGCCTGATGGTGTGTTTTTAAAAACAATAATTCCAAGCAGAAAAGCAACACGAGATTATCTTAAAGAAATTGAGGAAAACCATGAAATTGAATGAAGAAGAAAAAAATATATTAGAGGAGTATGACAAAGGAAAAATCCGAACAAAGGCTCCCTCTAAAAGTGAGATAAATAAAATTAAAAGTATTGCAAAAAGTACATTCAAAAAAGATAGAAGAATAACTATCAGATTGTATGACCATGATTATAAAGGTATTCAGAAAAAAGCATTGGAAATGGGCATACCATATCAGACATTGCTTTCAAGTATGATACACCGGTATGTAGAGGGAGAACTTCTTGAAAAATAAATAATTCTTCGATTTTTTATATTTACATTGCATTGATAAAATGTGGCTGTATTAAAAGGCCTGAACCTGTAATTGCGATTCCGGCTTGCAGGAAGAAGCAATCTCCTCAATCCGTGTGCAATCTTGGAGATTTTCACGTTGCTTTGCTAATTGCTAAGACATAAAATAAGGCTTTTAATAACCCACCCCTACCTTGATCCGAAAGTTGTTTCACATAAAAGAGTAAACCTATAATTTTATTATAATCTATTTTGTAATAACTCGGCATCCCTCTTTTCAACTTTTTTCAAAAATCCCGACCCGACTATCATATGTTTTTTGAGTAGTCGGGACTAACGAAGCCAAAAAACATCTTGACTCGAAGTCAACAAATTCGTAAAATAAGGCTGGTACACTTTCAACTGCTCATTGATGGTACATTTTCAAGTGCCCAATGACAATTTATAAGATTATCTCTTTGCCAGTGTTTTTTTATTTATTCTTTAGTGGTCACAAACATAAAGTTTAAAAGGTAAAACACTATTAATTTAATGGAAAATGATGCAAAAAAATTTATTCAAAAACATAGAAAATTGGCTTTTGAGAGTTGGGTTAGCAGTAACCTTGTTTTTTTTCATCGTGCGATCATAAAGGAATAGTTGAACCAATAGAACCAAAAAACTTTCCTCCGACTGCAATATTAGATGTTAATCCTACTCAAGGAAAAATTCCTCTTGAAGCAAGAATTAAGTTAGACGGAAAAAAAGTAGAAGACGGGGCAGATATAAAAGAGTATATTATCAAAATGCCAGAAGAAACACTAACAAAGAAATTCCCTATAGATACTACAATGACTTTTAAAAATTCAGGAAAGTTTAATGTTTATGGAATTGTAACAGATTCAAAAAATTTAAGCGATACTGTAAAAGTCTCAATGAATGTCCTGCCATTAAACCCCTCTATGAACCAAGGCTTAAAATTAGTTAATGAAGTAGAAATAGAATATAGTGCAACTCTCTCTGATATAAACAGTGCAACTCTTGAAATATTCAAAAATAATGAGTCTGAACCTTTTTTAACTGAGAATGTTCAAAATGGATACAAAAAAACTTTCAATTATTCTAAAGATAAAATAACAAAAGGACATTATAAATTTGTATTGGAGTCATCAGATAAAAATACGACCACGCAGGATACAATTTCTGTTTTAGAATATGCTCCTGAAGTAAATTTAAGCTCTGTTGCTGATAGTCTAAAATTTAATGAAGGGGGTTCAATAACCATAACTCTTCCAACTCCAACAGATAAAAATCCAGAAGATGCTCCAAAATATTCAGATGTTGTTTCCAGCGACGGCAAAGTCTCACTTTCTCTCTTAGGAAAGGAACTAAAAATAAAGGCTGTCCCAAATAAAACAGGAGATTACCAATTACAATTGTCTTTAACTGACGGAATAATAAGAAACACAAAAAACCTTGAGGGTAAATTATATGATTTGCTTGATGTTTCAGGAACTTTAAAAGACAATGAAATGCACGCAACACACCCTGGAATTATTAAAGTTTATAATTATGTAAAAGATATGTTGGGTAATATTTTAGATACAAGCAAAATAGGAGAAATTGCAGTTGATAATTTAGGGAATTTTTCAAAAAGGTTTGATAAAAGAATTTTAGATTTACAAGGAGACATTTTGGTTCAGGCAAGGTGGGTTTATTCAGGAGCAGATTTATCTTATGTAAGAACAATGAAGTTAGAATCAAACGACCAGAGAGAGCTGGACATGGTTGTTGTTCCTTATACAGGACTTGCAGAAAATAACATAACACCTGAGGATTTTAGAAACCACATGGCAGAAGTTTTAACTCTTGGTGATGCAGCAAATCCAAACATAATTGTAAGCAAATGGATTTTTAATGGACAAGATATTCCTGCAGATATTAAACTTGATGAAATAATAATTTCAAAACATAATCCAGATATAACTAAAACAGGTTATTTTTCAGATTCCACTGCTGAACAAATAAAAAACAGAATTTTAGATACAGAAGATATTGGAGCATTTTTTAATGGAAAATTAAAAAAATATAATATTCCTGTAAATATAGTAGACACTAAAGATTATTCACTTCCAGAAGATTATGGGAAAATAGTTCTTTACCCTGATGAAAACCCCACAGGCAATTCAGGAAATGCTTTGGGAGGATATACTTATGTGAATGACCACACAAGAGATGGTTATTTAGATTATGCAAAATCAGTAGTAAAAGTGTGGGATGGAATAGCAAATAAAACTGCAGTTGCTCATGAATTAGGTAGAGCTTCAGATGCGTTATGTGGAAATGCTATAACTCTTACTGGAGATCAAACAATAATGAAAGCTTATGGGGGAAATAGTGATGGACCTCTTTTTGCAGACAGAAAAACAGCAAAAGCAATTTATGAAGATTCTTATGTTCCTGGAACAGGAACTGTAAATTTTATTGTTGATAATAATCTAAGTCTAAGAGATATTACAGGATTAAGTTTTTTAGATGGTTCTAAAAAGTGATTATAGATAGCTTTAATAAAGTGGTGTCGCACTTGTGACTTGAACTCACGTTTTATTAAACATTTTAAACATTATTAAATATAGATAAAATATTTGGTTATTCAGAAAAAATACTTGCAGATTAATTACAATCAAACTATTTTGTAACTAAAATAGAATTTTGGTATATTTCGCATTTTTTAATACAAATTTTGCCTTAGTGGACATATCAAGATATGAGTGTATGGTAGATAGTATTATGTTAACGGTGCTCGTAAATTGGCGGAGCATTTACTATCAGGGATAAAAGTAAGAGGCTATCATGAGCATAAGTAAGGTTGTTAAAAAATATAAAATAGATGGACATCCTAATGACTTCTCATTTTGGAAAACAAAATCATATGAAGAGCGATTGGACGTATTAGAGCAAATCCGAAAAGAATATAATTTGTGGAGATATAATGCTGAGCAAGGATTTCAAAGAGTTTATAGAATTGTTAAACGAAAATAACGTTAGATATTTGGTGGTTGGCGGATATGCCGTTGCATTTCACGGACATCCACGTTATACAAAAGATCTTGATGTATGGATAGAATTGTCGACAAATAATGCTAATAAAATTGTAGACGCACTAAAAGAATTTGGTTTTGGATCATTAGATCTCAAGCCTGATGATTTTCTTGAGAGTGATCAGATAATTCAATTGGGTTATCCTCCCAATCGTATTGATATTTTGACAACATTAAAGGATTTGAAATTTGAGGATTGTTATCAAGCGAAAGTTGAAGTTGAAATTCAAGGTCTTCATATTGATTTTATTGATATTGAGAGCTTAAAGAAAAACAAGAGGTCTACCGGTCGCCCACAAGACCTGGCCGATGCAGAGAATTTAGAATAATCCGGAGTATTGCTGTAAACACATATTTGTCATAAAAAGTTACGGCTAAATCAGTGCATGCAAGAGAGGAAAATATGTAATATCTATCTACTTTTAATATGCAAGAACAGCGTATGCTGCTTAAAAAAACAAATTAATTAAAATGACCGATTATTCAAATTTATGCTGAACCAAGACAGTTTGTTGTGAACTATATAGAGTTTACGATGGCGTTGCCTTTTTTTAAACATCTAAATTGCAAACTTTAATGCACACAGTTTAATTTTTCTTTACCCAATAGGTAAAGAAAAATATTGACATTATGCATTATTTTACTATCTTTACCTTATGGGTAGATGAAAAAAGATTGCCGGCCAGGGGGTGATGTGGAAGTTCGTTTCAGAACGAGAAAACTTAGAAAACAATATGAAACATTTCGCGAGGCAGAAAAAACCTACGGAAAAGAAGTAGCACGGAAATACATTCAACGTATAGACATCATAAAACAAACGCATGATATCAATGAACTTCGTGTTTTACCTGGTCTGCATTGTCATGCACTTACAGGAAAAAGACATGGACAGTGGGCAGTAAAGCTGACGGGATTTTATAGATTGATATTCATTTTGGAAGGCGAAGAGCTTGATATTACGTGTATTGAGGAGGTGAGTAAACATTATGATGATTAGAGAACAAAATCGCTCCGATTTGGCAATACCGCCTGGTGAGTACCTTGAAGAAGTTATTTACAGTTTGGGTATGACTAAAAATGAATTGGCCTGCAGGATGAGCCGACCCGCTCCCAAGTTGAGCGCTATTTTTACAGGTGACAAAGCAATAACTCCTGATACTGCTTTACAGTTGGAAAAAGTTGTTGGTGTACCTGCACATATCTGGACTGGATTGGAGGCTGAATATCGATTAACTCTGGCACGCAATCAAGAAGTAATTGAAGAGCAAAGACTACGTGATGAAAGTGATTTTGTTACCAAGTTTTGCTACTCAGAACTGGTTAGATTGGGTCTTGTTGCTAAAAAAAACAGAATAGTAGAAAAAGTTCGGGAATTACAGAATTATTTTGGAGTGACATCGTTAAAAAATATTTCAAACTTAAAACGTTATCAAGTGGCCTTTCGACAAGGAACAGGGAAACGATCGCCTGAAGCTATTTCAGCCTGGTTAAGAATCGGAGAATTGGAGGGTCAGAAAACAGAATCTTTCCCTTTTAGAAGAGATGCTTTGGAAAGAGCACTTCCGTCTATTCGAAGTATGACAAGGCTATTACCAGAGGAATTCGGGCCTGAACTACGTAAAACTCTTTTAGAAGCTGGTGTAGTACTTGTTCTCTGCCCACACTTTTCAAAAACATATCTGAACGGCGCTACTTTCTGGTTGGGGAAGAACAAAGCGGTTCTAATGCTGACAATTCGAGGCAGTTGGGCTGATATTTTTTGGTTCAGTCTTTTTCATGAGCTTGGACACCTTTTGTTACATAGCAAGCAGATGGTTTTTTTAGAAGAAGATAATGGTGAATATAATTCGGATAAACATGAGAAGGAAGCTGACAGATTTGCAGCAGACATATTAATTCCGCCGGATAATTACAAATCTTTCCTTAAAGCAAGGCATTTTTATCCACAAGATATCAAAATTTTTGCAAACAGCTTAAAAATTGATTTGGGTATTGTTGTGGGGCGTTTACAGCATGATGGTTATCTGAAAAATTCATGGCACAATAATCTCCGTGTCAGATACGAATGGAAAAAGGATAAAAAATCAGGCAGTTTATAGTTTCTGGTTTTGATAAATTTTGTATGTTTTAATGAAAATTTTGTGAAGCCGGGATTAGATTTTTCTGCCCATATTTTATGGTGTAAATCAAAGACAGATTCTTAATGATAAATGCCTGGAATCGAATGAAAAGCACATTTGATGATCTATCATTTGCTGATTTTTAATTAAAGCTTAAGTTATTTATTTTTCACCCGAAAGGGGTGCTGCTGTTTGATATATCCAAATGAATCTTTATTATTAAGTCAAATCAAAATTCTGCAAATTTAAAAATTTCCCTTGCTTTTTATGTATTTATTAAACATTTTAAACATTATTAAATATAGATAAAATATTGGTTTAAATATAGAATTTTTCCCAGGAGAAAGAAGCATAATGAGCATATCAAAGAGGAAAAAAGACCACCTCAATATTGCATTGAACCGGGATGTTGAGTTCAGGAACAAAACAACAGGTTTTGAGAATTACGATTTTCTGCATTGCGCAGCGCCTGAGCTTAATATAAAAGATGCGGATACCTCTGTTCAATTTCTGAATAAAAAACTTTCCATGCCTTTTATGGTTTCGGGCATGACAGGCGGATGTAAAGAGGCTGTCTCAATAAACCGCAGTATAGCACAAGCCTGTGCAGAAGAGTCTGTTGCAATGGGGGTCGGCAGCGAGAGGCAGCTTTTTGAAAATTCGGATTTTATAGAAAGCTACACAATAGTCAGAAAATATGCTCCGAAAATTCCAGTTATAGGAAACATCGGAGGAGTTCAGCTCGCCGAAGCTGATAATTTTGACAAGATCAGCAGGCTTATTGATGTAATAGAAGCTGATGCTATGGCAGTACATTTAAATCCTCTGCAGGAGCTTTTGCAGCCCGGCGGAGACGTGAATTTCAGTGATATTTTAAAAGCGGTAGAGACTTTGAGCAAATCAGCAGGTGTACCTGTTATAATAAAAGAAATTGGATGCGGAATATCTGAAGAAATCGCCGGAAAATTTATTGATGCAGGAGCGGAGTACATTGATGTTGCAGGCGCAGGAGGAACTTCATGGGCAGCTATTGAATCTTACAGAACTAAAAACAG contains the following coding sequences:
- a CDS encoding ABC transporter permease, whose product is MAFLIEAWEAVKLAMGALRANKMRSFLTLLGIIIGVTTVISIISLTQGLDKAFGEQISSLGSDVLYVQKFSWFNKQDWDEFRNRKDITMDEVKAIRKYATLISAVSPSVGTRKTVRYKNKSVERVSVSGTDEEKTSNVFPQYGRDLTSFDVDNRRNVCVLGWQVADDLFKDTDPIGKWVKIGGYRFRVIGVYEKQGSLFGFDLDQEVRIPIGVFFKLFGRHRNITITVKVKDTKYIEDAKDEIRGILRRVRKVPPGKDDDFSINQMDMIMDMYKRLTAALYAAAIGVGAISLLVGGIGIMNIMLVSVTERTKEIGIRKAIGARRRNIMVQFLVESVVISGVGGIIGVLLGFGLGKIIASVSPLPATVSLWSVFLGIGFSSLVGIFFGLYPAGKAAKLNPVDALHYE
- a CDS encoding STAS domain-containing protein; protein product: MKISEKILEDKVVITLSGEIMGGDESEKFQSIVYKLIEDTKVNVVVDMSEVHWMNSSGLGMLMGALTTLRGSSGDLRLASISDRVRRPIEVTKLDSVIKIFASVDDALNSFNEEE
- a CDS encoding pentapeptide repeat-containing protein, with the translated sequence MGSLTREQIIEKAAKGESFKGMDLTNADLSYTNFKNCDFSKAVLKNAHFQNANLENVNFSNADLEKAFFFGANLKSAVFVGANLNEVNLQDSNLENADLHGTDLSYVSLFGAHLDNANLENTILIHAKLKRASLVGANMKNADLTEAHLQRAVLRNADLTGIKCKGARMINSDLEGAKYNKEDLEGCI
- a CDS encoding ABC transporter permease, whose protein sequence is MEFSENLSIAISSLRTNKLRSTLTTLGIVIGVATVITMMTIIQGINSYVAKEFSQIGANTFFIQKYPAIRTGHEKGKYRNRKDLKIWYARKIKEVASLVDNASPQVYNWGQSVKGGGKKTNSDVIVYGVSEDWQTIESRFVEDGRFLQESDIHSSRPVCVIGLDIVEKLFPFKNPMGEYVYVKGKKLKVVGVLEEKGSVFNSSQDNAVILPYSTFENIFGKHNDITITIQAKKAELILPAMDQVIGILRTLRKVRPGNPNDFEVITRDSLVDTWKNLSGVIFAAAVGIAMISLLVGGIGIMNIMLVSVTERTREIGIRKSIGAKRKDILGQFIVEAVILSAFGGVIGVGAGLLFGLLIGAATPLPSAVPVWAIFAGLGFSTVVGLFFGIYPAAKAARLDPIVALRYE
- a CDS encoding toxin, which encodes MKYEWNSDKNEWLKKERKISFENIIFHLLQGDIWKIADHPDQKSYPGQRIYFVIVDSYIYLVPYVEQPDGVFLKTIIPSRKATRDYLKEIEENHEIE
- a CDS encoding type II toxin-antitoxin system RelE/ParE family toxin, with product MEVRFRTRKLRKQYETFREAEKTYGKEVARKYIQRIDIIKQTHDINELRVLPGLHCHALTGKRHGQWAVKLTGFYRLIFILEGEELDITCIEEVSKHYDD
- a CDS encoding HigA family addiction module antidote protein, which translates into the protein MMIREQNRSDLAIPPGEYLEEVIYSLGMTKNELACRMSRPAPKLSAIFTGDKAITPDTALQLEKVVGVPAHIWTGLEAEYRLTLARNQEVIEEQRLRDESDFVTKFCYSELVRLGLVAKKNRIVEKVRELQNYFGVTSLKNISNLKRYQVAFRQGTGKRSPEAISAWLRIGELEGQKTESFPFRRDALERALPSIRSMTRLLPEEFGPELRKTLLEAGVVLVLCPHFSKTYLNGATFWLGKNKAVLMLTIRGSWADIFWFSLFHELGHLLLHSKQMVFLEEDNGEYNSDKHEKEADRFAADILIPPDNYKSFLKARHFYPQDIKIFANSLKIDLGIVVGRLQHDGYLKNSWHNNLRVRYEWKKDKKSGSL
- a CDS encoding type 2 isopentenyl-diphosphate Delta-isomerase, which translates into the protein MSISKRKKDHLNIALNRDVEFRNKTTGFENYDFLHCAAPELNIKDADTSVQFLNKKLSMPFMVSGMTGGCKEAVSINRSIAQACAEESVAMGVGSERQLFENSDFIESYTIVRKYAPKIPVIGNIGGVQLAEADNFDKISRLIDVIEADAMAVHLNPLQELLQPGGDVNFSDILKAVETLSKSAGVPVIIKEIGCGISEEIAGKFIDAGAEYIDVAGAGGTSWAAIESYRTKNSIFADSFRDWGISTAVSIEMVKRIKGAGIIASGGIRSGIDMAKALALGAQMCGAALPALKAVSSGGNEKLIGMIGLWRMQLKTVLFLTGSKKIEHLQREGVCYKIRN